Part of the Vibrio celticus genome, GGCGACCCGCAAACCGTTGGAGAGGTTGCTCTGGATATGGAAACCATCAAGCGTGTGGCTCAAGAGTCTGGTGGCGAAGCCTTTGAAGCACTTAACCGCGATGAATTGACTAAAGCCTACGCTCAGATCGGTGAACTAGAACCACAGTTATATGAAAGTACCACTTATCGTCCTAAACAGGGACTGCACCATTACTTAATGGCGATTGTTGTTGTGATGTATTTGACCGCGTTCAGCTTAGCAACGATACGCCGAAGATCGCTGCTCGCTTCTTCGGCTAAGAATTTGAAAGGAGAGAGTGATGCCTGATTCTCTCACGATACAACAGTTCTTTACCCAGTTTCATTTTATCCGACCATTGTGGTTGTTGGCCTTTATCCCAATGTTTTTCCTGTTATGGGTTCGTTGGAGAGAAGATACAAAACCAACGTGGAAAGACATTCTACCGGCACATTTACGTGATGCATTGACGATTGGCGAAACAGGCTGGCGCAAGCAACTGCCGTTGAAGCTATTGGTGGTGATTGTGACTATCGCCATCATTATCTGTTCTGGCCCAACATGGCAACGTGAAGCATCGCCATTTGGTGAAGATAAAGCGTCGATGTTGGTTGTGCTCGATAATAGTGAATCTATGCTCGTTAAGGATTTGCCTCCAAGTCGCTTGGAACGATCTAAGCAGAAAATTAGAGACTTATTGGCAGCTCGCAAAGGCGGTAATACGGGCTTAGTGGTTTACGCAGGCAGCGCACACGTGGCGATGCCTGTCACTCAAGACAGCAAGGTATTCGAACCGTTTCTTGCGGCTATCACACCCGACATTATGCCGGTTTCAGGTAAATCAGCAGAAGAAGCGTTGCCGCTCATCAATCAGCAATTGTCTGGTGAGTTAGGTTCGTCAGTGTTGTTGGTATCAGATGGTGTGAATCCAAGCACCATTAGGGCGTACGAGAGTTTCTTTAACGACAATCCGTATCAGTTGCTCATTCTAGCCGCAGGAAATAGCAATGTGGTGAGTGATAATCCAGTCGATCTCGATTCATTGCGTAGCTTAGCGAGCAAGACGGACGGACGAGTGGTTGAGGTGACCGTTGATGATTCGGATATCCAACAACTGAACAGAGCGGTTGAAAGAAACATGCAGCTCAACGGCGAATCTTCAATGCCTTGGAAAGACATGGGCTATGGCTTGCTTATCCCAATGGCGATTATCATGTTGTTGTGGTTCAGAAAAGGCTGGCTGGTGCAGTGGTGTGTCGTTGGTCTAGTGATTTCGGGCAGCCTGTATTCACCAAGCATTTTGGCGAAAACCGTCAACTTAACCGCTGAGAAACCCGTTGTGGTGGAGTCGGTTACGGCTTGGGACAAAACAGCTCAATGGTGGTGGGACTTATGGTTAACACCCGATCAGCAAGGTCAACGCCTGTTGAACCAGAAGGAATACCTTGAAGCGGCAAAACATTTCACAGACCCCATGAGAAAAGGCGCGGCTTACTACTATGCTCGTGATTTTAAGCTCGCTCACAGTGCATTCCTGCAAACCAAAACTGACCTTGGTTTGTACAATGCAGCCAGTGCGTTAGCTAGGCAGCGTGAATACCTTGCGGCGCGAGACCTTTTGAAGTCACTAAGCGAGAAAGAGGATCTTTCACCTGAACTAAGAACGGATGTGGAAAATAACCTTGCTGTGCTTAGCGGGATTGTCGAAGAGGTAAACCGAACCAGTGAAAGTCAGTCCGGAACTACAGATGGCCCTGAAGAGTCGTTAGAACTCGAAGACGATCAGCCACGAACGGGTGATGGCGTCGAAGAAGAAACGGTAGCGGAATTGATGCTCAAGGAAACGCTGAACGCCAATGAAATCTTGGGCAGCCAAGAGCTTGCCGACAAGTGGTTAAAACGCGTCGAAGCTGACCCTAAGTTCTTCTTGAAGTCGAAATTTCAAATTCAATTAAGAGACCCTGCACCTTCGATAGAACAGACACCGAAACAGGCATCAAAACAGGAGCAAGCACAATGAGTCGATACGATTTAGCTCTTGAAGCGATTCAATCAAAGGGAGTGCGATTCACAGCTCGTACATGGTTGCTGTCGATGGCTCTAATGTTGAGTTGTGTTTTTCCTGCTGTTGCTTCTGCTGCTGATATCTTCGATCTGCAAAAAAGTGGTGATGTGGAGCTTATCGCTTGGATTGGCGAGAAACCCAAGTCAGGCGATAAGATAACGCCGACCAAAGTGAGCGTAAATGAGCAGGTGATTCTGAACATTGAGGTGGCGACACCGCGCTGGTTAACAGGCGGCACTCGAATTGGCAGTATCGAAATCCCTAACGTGATCGCTAAGCAGCGTAATCAACTCGCGACGAACTACACAGAAAGAGTCGGTGGTACTACATGGTCACGTCAGCGTTGGGAAGTGACGCTTTATCCGATGACTTCCGGTGAGTTTGTTATTCCAACCGTACCGGTTCGTATCCAAGTTTCTGCTCCTGATGGTTCAAACGTTGGTGGCACGCTTTACACGCAACCCATTAAGTTTGAAGCTTCATTACCTTCAGGTTTGTTAAGTGATGAATCGCCTTGGTTTTCTGCAACCGATGTGGATGTTGAACAGGAATGGCAACGTTCGAATGAAAGCTTGAAAGTTGGCGATGCGGTTACTCGTACCGTGACGATCAAAGCCAAAGACAGCTTGTCTGTGTTGTTGCCAGATGTGCTAACCAACGAGTCCACTCAACAGTTCCAAGCTTACCCACAGCCCAACCGTTTGGATGATACACAAGAACGTGGTGATTATCGCTCAAGCCGAGTTGAAGAGACGGTATATGTGATTCAACAAGGTGGTGAGTTTACGCTCCCAGAGTTTTCATTTCAGTGGTGGGACAGCAAAAATCAACGCCTTGAAAACGTGGTGATAAAAGGAGAAGTGTTTGAAGCCAAACACACAGTCCAATCTTTCATCAAAGCCTACATGTCGTTGTTTATTACGGTTGGTTTGGCGTTGTTAGCCTGCATTGCGTTGATTGTTTCTGTTAAGCGTTACTACGCAAATCGCCCAACACCGAGTTGGCTAGTATTACGTCGCTTACTCAAGCAAGGTAATTGGGCTGCATTAAGAACCTTTATCTACCGTCAATTGCGCAGAGAAACCGCTCAGTTGGAACTGAATAAAGCGCAGCTAAGTAAAGAGCAACTGGGTAAAGCGAACGAACAAAAGCGTTGGCTAGAAGATAGCGAAGCCCTTCAACAAGGAAGTGAAGATAAAAACGTATTCACTCG contains:
- a CDS encoding vWA domain-containing protein, translated to MPDSLTIQQFFTQFHFIRPLWLLAFIPMFFLLWVRWREDTKPTWKDILPAHLRDALTIGETGWRKQLPLKLLVVIVTIAIIICSGPTWQREASPFGEDKASMLVVLDNSESMLVKDLPPSRLERSKQKIRDLLAARKGGNTGLVVYAGSAHVAMPVTQDSKVFEPFLAAITPDIMPVSGKSAEEALPLINQQLSGELGSSVLLVSDGVNPSTIRAYESFFNDNPYQLLILAAGNSNVVSDNPVDLDSLRSLASKTDGRVVEVTVDDSDIQQLNRAVERNMQLNGESSMPWKDMGYGLLIPMAIIMLLWFRKGWLVQWCVVGLVISGSLYSPSILAKTVNLTAEKPVVVESVTAWDKTAQWWWDLWLTPDQQGQRLLNQKEYLEAAKHFTDPMRKGAAYYYARDFKLAHSAFLQTKTDLGLYNAASALARQREYLAARDLLKSLSEKEDLSPELRTDVENNLAVLSGIVEEVNRTSESQSGTTDGPEESLELEDDQPRTGDGVEEETVAELMLKETLNANEILGSQELADKWLKRVEADPKFFLKSKFQIQLRDPAPSIEQTPKQASKQEQAQ
- a CDS encoding BatD family protein, with the translated sequence MSRYDLALEAIQSKGVRFTARTWLLSMALMLSCVFPAVASAADIFDLQKSGDVELIAWIGEKPKSGDKITPTKVSVNEQVILNIEVATPRWLTGGTRIGSIEIPNVIAKQRNQLATNYTERVGGTTWSRQRWEVTLYPMTSGEFVIPTVPVRIQVSAPDGSNVGGTLYTQPIKFEASLPSGLLSDESPWFSATDVDVEQEWQRSNESLKVGDAVTRTVTIKAKDSLSVLLPDVLTNESTQQFQAYPQPNRLDDTQERGDYRSSRVEETVYVIQQGGEFTLPEFSFQWWDSKNQRLENVVIKGEVFEAKHTVQSFIKAYMSLFITVGLALLACIALIVSVKRYYANRPTPSWLVLRRLLKQGNWAALRTFIYRQLRRETAQLELNKAQLSKEQLGKANEQKRWLEDSEALQQGSEDKNVFTRLWKGLRNLPNDKSSQSKPRSIAARLKIPKALPDLKDRTK